One window from the genome of Bacillus tianshenii encodes:
- a CDS encoding ABC-F family ATP-binding cassette domain-containing protein, with product MLVVENLLKTYGEKVLFDHISFSVSERERIGLIGVNGTGKSTLLKVLAGIESAEEGQMFHSNQFRIEYLDQDPDFEEELTVLEQIYYGDSPLMRVMRAYEEALLELNEDATNSAKQEQLLQMQQKMDEQNAWEANTLAKTILTKLGIKDFTKKVNEVSGGQKKRIAIARSLIQPADLLILDEPTNHLDNETIEWLETALSQYKGSLIVVTHDRYFLNRVTNRIFELDKGKLYTYEGNYEVFLEKKAEREELEISDERKRQNLLRKELAWLRRGAKARTTKQKARIQRVDKLQDTKGPAAGGQLDIAIGSTRLGNDVLELEDVTKSYGEQTVLNDFNYLVVPNERLGIIGPNGSGKTTLLNMMAGRVEPDSGTIKTGQTVKIGYYTQENLDLDESLRVVEYIKEEAEVVQTADGQVITAEQMLERFLFPRSMQWTYIHKLSGGERRRLYLLRVLMGEPNVLFLDEPTNDLDVQTLAILEDYLESFPGVVITVSHDRYFLDKVVDHLICFHGNGVIDRFQGNYSDYLEKQKLEKESSTKQPKEKHEAPKVEAKPKKRKKLSYKDQIEWNEIEDRITNLEQCNEELQQKIAEAGSDIGAVNDLFKEQQQVEEELEQAMERWEELSLLMEEE from the coding sequence ATGCTTGTTGTAGAAAATTTATTAAAAACATATGGTGAAAAAGTATTATTTGATCACATTTCGTTTTCGGTATCTGAAAGGGAGCGAATTGGTTTAATAGGGGTGAACGGCACAGGGAAGTCAACCCTCTTGAAGGTCCTTGCGGGTATTGAGTCAGCTGAAGAAGGTCAGATGTTTCATTCTAACCAATTCCGTATCGAATATTTAGACCAGGATCCTGATTTTGAGGAAGAACTGACAGTGCTTGAGCAAATTTATTATGGTGATTCACCGCTTATGCGGGTGATGAGGGCTTATGAAGAAGCATTGCTTGAGTTAAATGAAGATGCGACAAATTCAGCAAAACAAGAGCAGCTTCTTCAAATGCAACAAAAGATGGATGAACAAAATGCATGGGAAGCCAATACATTAGCAAAAACTATACTCACGAAGCTAGGTATTAAAGACTTTACAAAGAAGGTAAATGAAGTATCAGGCGGACAGAAGAAGCGGATTGCGATTGCGAGGTCATTAATCCAGCCAGCAGACTTATTGATTTTGGATGAGCCGACTAACCATCTTGATAATGAAACAATTGAATGGCTTGAAACCGCTCTGTCACAATATAAGGGCTCACTTATCGTCGTTACGCATGACAGGTATTTTCTTAACCGCGTAACGAATCGTATTTTTGAGCTAGACAAAGGAAAGCTGTATACATATGAGGGCAACTATGAGGTCTTTCTGGAGAAGAAGGCTGAAAGGGAAGAGCTTGAAATCAGTGATGAGCGCAAACGTCAAAACCTTCTTCGCAAAGAATTAGCATGGCTAAGACGCGGTGCAAAAGCACGGACGACAAAACAAAAAGCCCGTATTCAACGAGTTGATAAGCTTCAAGATACGAAGGGACCAGCTGCAGGAGGCCAGCTTGATATTGCGATTGGCTCAACAAGGCTTGGAAATGATGTGCTTGAGCTTGAGGACGTGACAAAAAGCTATGGTGAACAAACTGTTCTGAATGATTTCAATTATCTTGTTGTGCCAAATGAGCGTCTTGGCATTATCGGACCAAACGGAAGCGGAAAAACAACCTTACTGAATATGATGGCCGGACGTGTAGAACCAGACAGCGGCACCATCAAAACAGGTCAAACCGTCAAAATTGGCTACTATACACAAGAAAACCTTGATTTAGATGAAAGCTTACGCGTTGTGGAATATATTAAGGAAGAAGCAGAGGTTGTTCAGACAGCAGATGGGCAAGTCATTACAGCTGAACAGATGCTAGAACGGTTTTTGTTCCCACGAAGTATGCAGTGGACGTACATTCATAAGCTGTCAGGCGGGGAACGGCGTCGTTTGTATTTGCTTCGCGTGTTAATGGGCGAACCAAATGTGCTGTTTTTAGATGAGCCGACCAATGATTTGGATGTCCAGACATTAGCAATCCTCGAGGACTATTTAGAATCATTTCCTGGCGTTGTTATTACTGTATCCCATGATCGCTATTTCTTAGATAAAGTTGTTGACCATCTGATTTGTTTTCATGGAAATGGTGTGATTGACCGTTTTCAAGGTAATTACAGTGACTATTTAGAAAAACAAAAGCTTGAAAAAGAAAGCAGTACAAAGCAACCAAAAGAAAAGCACGAGGCACCAAAAGTAGAAGCAAAACCGAAAAAACGAAAGAAGCTATCTTATAAAGACCAAATTGAGTGGAATGAAATTGAAGACCGCATTACAAACCTCGAACAATGTAATGAGGAACTACAGCAAAAAATCGCAGAGGCTGGCAGTGACATTGGGGCAGTCAATGACTTGTTCAAAGAACAGCAACAAGTCGAAGAAGAATTAGAGCAAGCGATGGAGCGGTGGGAAGAGCTCTCATTATTAATGGAAGAAGAATGA
- a CDS encoding metallophosphoesterase has protein sequence MALLFLLFIPLASLLYRAHHNTKQVQLNHVQIDNDGESSLHLNVLQISDMHLENISVSAQDIYEQLKDEPIDLIALTGDFLDRKRSIPKLIPYLKAFNKLNPKHGIYAVFGNHDYVLRKKNFTALQQILEAYHCKTLQNESKTLEIDGHTIQLIGIDDHSTNRSDVEAAYQQVGSGYHFVLTHDPNVVLHMKGYRVDYLLAGHFHGGQICYPKAYHLVKMGKLPRMDMVKGLQEYDGKRFYINEGLGQTGVNIRVGSRPEITIHKLMIPSQTAASAG, from the coding sequence ATGGCCTTATTGTTTTTATTGTTTATACCGCTCGCTTCATTACTATACCGAGCGCATCATAATACAAAGCAAGTCCAATTAAATCATGTTCAAATAGATAATGATGGTGAATCATCTCTTCACTTAAACGTACTTCAAATCTCTGATATGCACCTTGAAAACATTTCTGTCTCAGCTCAAGACATTTATGAACAGCTAAAAGACGAACCGATTGACCTCATTGCCTTAACAGGTGATTTCCTTGACCGTAAAAGAAGCATTCCTAAGCTCATTCCTTACTTGAAAGCCTTTAACAAATTAAATCCAAAGCATGGAATCTATGCTGTATTTGGCAACCATGATTATGTCTTACGCAAGAAAAACTTTACAGCATTACAACAAATATTAGAAGCGTATCATTGTAAGACATTACAAAACGAATCGAAGACACTTGAAATTGATGGGCATACGATTCAATTAATTGGAATTGATGATCATAGTACAAACCGTAGTGATGTAGAAGCTGCTTATCAACAAGTAGGAAGCGGCTATCATTTCGTCTTAACTCACGATCCAAACGTTGTCCTTCACATGAAGGGTTATCGTGTTGACTATTTACTTGCTGGTCACTTTCATGGCGGGCAGATTTGCTATCCGAAGGCGTATCACCTTGTGAAGATGGGAAAGCTGCCGCGGATGGATATGGTGAAAGGATTACAGGAATACGACGGAAAACGCTTCTATATTAATGAAGGATTAGGCCAAACCGGCGTCAATATTAGGGTCGGAAGTCGGCCTGAAATCACGATTCACAAACTAATGATTCCATCACAAACAGCTGCGAGTGCTGGATAA
- a CDS encoding aldo/keto reductase: MEKVKLSDNLKLSRLVHGHWRMADWNMTKEERVQLVEQTAELGITSIDHADIYGSYTCEQLFGEALALKPGLRKDLQIITKCGIKLKSKNRPEHQIKYYDTSKEHIFQSVENSLKNFQTDYIDTLLIHRPDPYMDPEEVAEAFTTLKKQGKVLHFGVSNFTPSQFNMLSEYLSFPLVTNQIEISPLYLGSFDNGAIEQCQQKGISPMAWSPLAGGKLFKAANEQAVRVRSTLEKIMEEVGADSIDQVAYAWLLNHPANILPVIGTGNIERIRSAVKALEIKLTRQQWFEVWQSSTGKEVD; the protein is encoded by the coding sequence ATGGAAAAAGTGAAATTAAGTGATAATTTAAAGCTTTCAAGATTAGTGCATGGGCATTGGAGAATGGCAGATTGGAACATGACCAAGGAAGAACGAGTACAATTAGTTGAGCAAACAGCTGAGCTTGGCATTACATCCATTGACCATGCGGATATATATGGTAGTTATACATGTGAGCAGTTATTTGGAGAAGCATTAGCACTAAAGCCAGGATTAAGAAAAGACCTTCAAATCATTACAAAGTGCGGAATAAAATTAAAATCAAAAAACCGGCCAGAACATCAAATCAAATATTATGATACAAGCAAAGAGCACATCTTCCAGTCAGTCGAAAATTCATTAAAAAACTTTCAGACAGATTATATTGATACATTGCTTATACATAGACCAGACCCATATATGGACCCTGAAGAAGTAGCTGAAGCCTTTACAACACTTAAGAAACAAGGAAAGGTGCTACACTTTGGAGTCTCAAACTTTACCCCTTCACAATTTAATATGCTGAGTGAATATTTGAGCTTCCCGCTTGTAACAAATCAAATTGAGATTTCACCGTTGTATTTAGGCAGCTTTGACAATGGGGCGATTGAGCAGTGCCAGCAAAAGGGCATTTCACCAATGGCATGGTCGCCTCTTGCTGGCGGGAAATTATTTAAAGCAGCTAATGAGCAGGCTGTACGTGTCCGCTCAACATTAGAAAAAATTATGGAAGAAGTAGGGGCAGATTCCATCGACCAAGTTGCCTATGCATGGTTATTAAATCATCCAGCCAACATTCTTCCTGTTATCGGAACTGGCAACATAGAACGTATTCGCTCTGCTGTAAAGGCATTAGAGATCAAACTAACACGTCAGCAATGGTTTGAGGTTTGGCAAAGCTCAACAGGCAAGGAAGTTGATTAA
- the fdhD gene encoding formate dehydrogenase accessory sulfurtransferase FdhD: MEKGTNVWKTLKFQKHLMSYEDDVIAEEFPLTILINGQEFATMACTPANLKELVVGFLASEGIILTYSDIQTISIDSTDGFAYVELNKPFTNDQASQKRWIGSCCGKSRVFYFKNDVKTARTITSQMTITPAQCMELMNTFQYEATMFQQTGGVHQASIATEHGLMISFADIGRHNALDKLYGKVLIDRIPLRNKLIIFSGRISSEVLLKVSKMRIGLVLSKSAPTNLALQLAQDLNITAIGFIRGDRMNVYTHEKRINSSHHYEEKA, from the coding sequence ATGGAAAAAGGAACAAACGTTTGGAAGACACTTAAATTTCAAAAACACTTAATGAGCTATGAAGATGACGTGATCGCTGAAGAATTTCCACTAACTATTCTAATTAATGGTCAAGAATTTGCTACGATGGCCTGCACACCTGCCAATCTCAAGGAGCTTGTCGTTGGCTTTCTTGCTTCAGAAGGCATTATCCTTACTTATTCTGATATTCAGACGATATCCATTGATTCTACAGATGGATTTGCTTATGTAGAACTAAATAAACCTTTTACAAATGATCAAGCATCTCAAAAACGCTGGATCGGCTCCTGTTGCGGGAAAAGCAGAGTTTTTTATTTTAAAAATGATGTCAAAACAGCAAGAACGATTACATCACAAATGACCATCACTCCAGCGCAATGTATGGAGCTTATGAACACATTTCAATACGAAGCAACAATGTTTCAGCAAACAGGCGGCGTCCATCAAGCATCCATAGCAACAGAACACGGGTTAATGATTAGTTTCGCGGATATAGGCAGGCATAATGCACTCGATAAGCTGTATGGAAAAGTGCTCATAGACAGAATTCCTTTACGTAACAAATTGATTATTTTCAGTGGAAGAATTTCTTCAGAAGTATTGTTGAAAGTCTCAAAAATGAGAATCGGGCTCGTTCTTTCTAAGTCAGCCCCTACTAACCTTGCATTACAGCTTGCACAAGACTTAAATATTACTGCTATCGGGTTTATAAGAGGGGACCGTATGAATGTCTACACTCACGAAAAGCGAATAAACAGTTCTCATCATTATGAAGAAAAAGCCTAG